One genomic window of Anser cygnoides isolate HZ-2024a breed goose chromosome 11, Taihu_goose_T2T_genome, whole genome shotgun sequence includes the following:
- the PLEKHO2 gene encoding pleckstrin homology domain-containing family O member 2, which translates to MEQDTKEEVSEKPKPAPTAEKFGWIKKSSGGLLGLWKDRYIQLRKTQLVVFEDEDEQKCIETVELESYDKCQEVRALLKKKNRFILIRSPGKKVHDIKFQAPTSEEKESWIKALNEGINRGKNKVFDEVKVDESLSLDHVTRDRVKMTQGRRPPTRSHLKEAAKSTSDGILRLDLDIVDNGPPNFDSTISESDNLPPQKETPKPPMPPTKPTGTKENQDAENSVSDQEHKTPLPPDKKLKEGLASKDDVNAKEEDSVSREENVEESNAPGEENREKLAELSSKGTSKPPIPLPKNVPDKLKVAWDQPVSELENTEDLKSSGDSSKDSLAETAAADVTKPPVPPPKILSEKMIATMNSSHGDLEAGGLEDLGSGSSKPPVNGVEASEVAESTSPTAETKEENGRTLAEKEQQSSAEQRPSSLASETGQESVKATTEKKTSAENTSGLKLRSSSLGDLLSDSKNTQRAPPGQGFPKDSHHCLAKMEEKVASEREKAEKLLQKVLRGGLEQVQEGNGPPVMAETLLNEAVEQLRQATQVLQEIKGLGELKKEAAQKQKEKQKDLVTLYRRSAP; encoded by the exons GATGAACAGAAATGCATAGAAACAGTGGAACTGGAGAGTTATGACAAGTGCCAGGAAGTGCGTGCactactaaaaaagaaaaaccgtTTCATTTTAATCCGCTCACCGGGTAAGAAG GTTCATGATATCAAATTTCAAGCTCCAACTTCGGAAGAAAAGGAATCGTGGATAAAAGCTCTTAATGAAGGGATCAATAGAGGCAAAAACAAAGTATTTGATGAG GTGAAAGTAGACGAGAGCCTTTCCTTGGACCACGTAACTCGGGACAGAGTGAAAATGACCCAAGGTCGCCGGCCACCCACGAGAAGCCACCTAAAGGAG GCTGCCAAGTCTACGTCAGATGGTATTCTGAGACTAGATCTGGATATAGTAGACAATGGACCACCCAACTTTGACTCCACTATCAGCGAAAGTGACAATTTGCCACCTCAGAAAGAAACTCCAAAGCCACCTATGCCGCCTACAAAACCCACGGGCACAAAAGAAAACCAGGATGCAGAGAACAGCGTTTCTGACCAGGAACATAAAACGCCTCTGCCTCCAGATAAGAAGCTTAAGGAAGGCTTAGCATCGAAGGACGATGTGAATGCCAAGGAAGAGGACTCTGTAAGCAGAGAGGAGAATGTGGAAGAATCCAACGCGCCAGGTGAGGAGAACAGAGAGAAACttgctgagctcagcagcaagggcacatcAAAACCTCCAATTCCTCTTCCTAAGAATGTGCCAGACAAGCTAAAAGTGGCTTGGGACCAACCAGTCTCTGAActtgaaaacacagaagactTGAAATCATCAGGAGACAGTAGCAAAGACAGCCTTGCTGAGACTGCTGCTGCAGATGTCACAAAgcctcctgttcctcctcctAAGATTCTGTCAGAAAAAATGATAGCCACTATGAACTCCAGCCACGGCGACCTGGAAGCTGGGGGGTTGGAAGATCTGGGGTCTGGCAGCTCCAAGCCCCCAGTGAACGGCGTCGAAGCCAGTGAAGTAGCAGAGTCCACATCCCCAACAGCTGAAACTAAAGAAGAAAACGGGAGAACCTTGGCTGAGAAGGAACAGCAAAGTTCAGCAGAACAGAGACCGAGTTCCTTAGCTTCAGAAACAGGCCAGGAGAGTGTAAAAGCAACTACTGAGAAGAAAACCTCTGCAGAAAACACTTCAGGCCTCAAACTTCGCAGTTCGTCTCTGGGAGACTTGCTGTCAGATTCCAAAAATACCCAGAGAGCACCTCCAGGTCAAGGTTTCCCCAAGGATTCCCATCACTGCTTAGCTAAAATGGAGGAGAAAGTTGCTAGCGaaagggaaaaggcagaaaaacttCTGCAGAAGGTTTTACGTGGAGGGCTGGAACAGGTCCAGGAGGGGAACGGACCCCCAGTGATGGCAGAGACATTACTCAACGAGGCGGTAGAACAACTTCGGCAAGCTACGCAAGTCTTGCAAGAAATTAAAGGTCTTGGAGAActgaaaaaagaagcagcacagaaacagaaagaaaagcaaaaggatcTAGTGACTCTTTATAGGAGAAGTGCTCCCTGA